The proteins below come from a single Aptenodytes patagonicus chromosome 20, bAptPat1.pri.cur, whole genome shotgun sequence genomic window:
- the TNS4 gene encoding tensin-4 — protein sequence MSQVIQNHVLRVGQTVCVSSQEESKSLHPAGYPGCSLLPMKYAYYSTEGWADPSAMVHTNARLLPGGGLYVAHPIFEHMAAHTQGKGQQDTSLERPAAPCQAKEKEEDTGTDPEAHLVSPTLDISIESLNQLILEIDPTFQPLTCKPVKDAAQPASQGDAAATKKQDPEAIDIKYIEMTPGRATCSELLQGSPSPLGTPFSRSPQGNGFLPQKGGLRGNYSTSGSVVFSSPPGPASPRLGAPSCAASLTCGKASECIAVPQQCAAGQTDSIFYSPRALGTSPGFDNLLKPVHVVRARQRSSRVSLLSTSPGSDTSYILGSSTHSLHNDDSDAHPAICRSADCPSPASSLGSPCPPSPSIRTHSGEAFGLSPHQPRAACSTKANTSPSQKGQASSCPPSILNSAADIPVLLVNGCLEQGDASSKLAEAPPASVKQSPPPSCSLALRLGGLNNALSAPALSCVSDSPLRAGQPTMKFVMDTSKYWFKPSITRDQAIQLLKDKEPGTFIVRDSTSYRGSFGLAMKVPVSPSGSQTGNESSDLVRHFLIESSAKGVHLKGASEELYFGSLSAFVYQHAITPLALPCKLSIPSRDLADGEDSPDCAPESALSLLKNTAVCNVLYLNSVNMETLTGAPAIQKAISSTFELETLPTPTLVHFRATEQGVTLTDIQRKVFFRRHYPLAAIRFCGMDPENRKWQKYCKSSRIFGFVAKSQTDSENLCHLFAEYDTVQPASLVIDLLCKLLPGP from the exons ATGTCACAGGTCATACAAAACCACGTGTTGCGTGTTGGACAGACCGTGTGTGTTTCCTCACAGGAGGAAAGCAAGAGCTTGCACCCGGCGGGGTACCCCGGCTGCTCTCTGCTGCCGATGAAGTACGCCTACTACTCAACGGAGGGCTGGGCTGACCCGTCCGCGATGGTGCACACCAACGCACGCCTGCTTCCCGGCGGAGGGCTGTACGTAGCCCACCCCATATTTGAGCACATGGCTGCTCACACccaggggaaggggcagcaggatACCTCTTTGGAGAGACCCGCTGCCCCGTGTCaggcaaaggagaaggaggaggacacCGGCACAGATCCTGAGGCTCACCTGGTGTCTCCTACCTTGGACATATCAATAGAGAGTCTCAACCAGCTGATCCTAGAAATCGATCCGACCTTTCAGCCGCTCACATGCAAGCCGGTGAAGGATGCGGCCCAACCTGCTTCTCAGGGTGATGCTGCTGCCACCAAGAAACAAGATCCGGAGGCAATAG aCATTAAATACATAGAGATGACGCCAGGCAGAGCCACGTGTTCCGAGCTGCTGCAGGGCTCCCCCAGCCCTTTGGGCACGCCGTTCTCGAGGTCTCCCCAGGGCAATGGCTTCCTGCCCCAAAAAGGGGGACTCAGAGGCAACTACAGCACCAGTGGCAGCGTGGTTTTCTCGAGCCCACCTGGACCCGCGAGCCCCCGCTTGGGCGCCCCGAGCTGCGCTGCCTCCCTGACCTGCGGCAAAGCATCTGAGTGCATTGCTGTCCCCCAGCAGTGTGCGGCTGGCCAGACGGACAGCATCTTCTACAGCCCCAGGGCTCTCGGCACCTCCCCGGGCTTCGACAATTTGCTGAAGCCCGTGCACGTGGTGAGGGCCCGGCAGAGGAGCAGCCGGGTCTCCCTGCTCTCCACGAGCCCTGGCTCAGACACCAGTTACATCCTTGGAAG CAGCACCCACTCGCTCCACAATGACGACTCGGATGCTCACCCCGCTATCTGCCGCTCCGCTGACTGCCCGTCCCCTGccagctctctgggcagcccctgcccacctTCCCCGAGCATCAGGACTCACTCTGGAGAAGCTTTTGGCCTGAGTCCccaccagcccagggcagcctgcTCCACCAAAGCCAACACCTCCCCGTCCCAGAAGGGACAGGCCAGCAGCTGCCCCCCCTCCATCCTCAACTCCGCAGCCGACATCCCGGTGCTGCTGGTGAACGGGTGCCTGGAACAAGGAGATGCATCTTCCAAGCTGGCTGAAGCCCCCCCAGCCTCTGTCAAGCAGagcccccctcccagctgcagcctggcctTGAGGCTCGGTGGCCTGAACAATGCCCTGTCGGCACCAGCGCTCTCCTGCGTCTCGGACA GTCCCCTCAGGGCTGGGCAGCCGACCATGAAGTTTGTGATGGACACATCGAAATACTGGTTCAAGCCGAGCATAACCAGGGACCAAG CAATCCAGCTGCTGAAGGACAAGGAGCCAGGCACGTTCATTGTGCGGGACAGCACATCGTACCGGGGGTCTTTCGGACTGGCGATGAAGGTTCCCGTCTCTCCATCTGGCAGCCAGACAG GCAATGAGAGCAGTGACCTCGTCCGGCACTTCCTCATCGAGTCATCTGCCAAAGGGGTGCACTTGAAAGGAGCCAGCGAGGAGCTGTATTTCG GGAGCCTCTCTGCCTTCGTGTATCAGCACGCCATCACCCCGCTGGCACTGCCCTGCAAGCTGAGCATCCCCAGCCGAG ATCTTGCTGATGGAGAAGATAGCCCTGACTGTGCTCCTGAATCCGCACTATCCCTGCTGAAGAACACTGCCG TGTGCAACGTCTTGTACCTCAACTCGGTGAACATGGAGACGCTCACAGGAGCCCCGGCCATCCAGAAAGCCATCTCCTCCACCTTCGAGCTGGAGACGCTGCCCACACCCACCCTCGTGCACTTCAGAGCGACCGAGCAGGGAGTCACGCTGACGGACATCCAGAGGAA GGTGTTTTTCAGGCGACACTACCCCTTGGCTGCCATCAGGTTTTGCGGGATGGATCCTGAGAACAGAAA GTGGCAGAAGTACTGCAAGTCCTCGAG GATCTTTGGGTTTGTGGCCAAAAGCCAGACAGATTCGGAGAACCTCTGTCACCTGTTTGCAGAGTACGACACTGTGCAGCCAGCGTCGCTTGTCATCGACCTTCTATGCAAGCTCCTGCCGGGCCCGTAG